One Malania oleifera isolate guangnan ecotype guangnan chromosome 9, ASM2987363v1, whole genome shotgun sequence DNA segment encodes these proteins:
- the LOC131164710 gene encoding myb family transcription factor PHL11 isoform X2 codes for MERMYGSAGGGGGCPYENGVVLSRDPKPRLRWTADLHDRFVDAVTKLGGPDKATPKSVLRVMGLKGLTLYHLKSHLQKYRLGQQARRQNAMEQNKENTGNPSTHYQLHSSRTRTDPARGDSDSGGIPITEALKCQIEVQRRLTEQLEVQKKLQMRIEAQGKFLQAILERAQKSLLLNMNCTVNIEVARTQLSNFNLTLSDLVESMNDGESNQKILHKSCFNEMNKEENGGGVQFYPDGEEGEKKDVKLKIEGSSIHLDLNTKSSFDFAGVNGAEMEDKMLAYRR; via the exons ATGGAGAGAATGTACGGCAGTGcgggtggtggtggtggttgtCCATACGAAAATGGGGTAGTGTTGAGCAGAGACCCAAAGCCACGGCTGAGGTGGACTGCTGATCTTCACGACCGCTTCGTTGACGCCGTCACCAAGCTTGGTGGCCCCGATA AAGCAACTCCCAAATCGGTGCTAAGGGTGATGGGCTTGAAGGGCTTGACTTTATACCATTTAAAGAGCCATTTGCAG AAATATAGACTTGGACAGCAGGCTAGGAGACAAAATGCCATGGAACAAAACAAAGAGAACACTG GAAATCCATCCACACATTACCAACTGCATTCCTCTCGAACAAGGACTGATCCAGCGAGAGGGGATAGTGATAGTGG AGGAATCCCAATCACAGAGGCACTAAAATGCCAAATTGAGGTACAAAGAAGGTTAACTGAGCAATTAGAG GTACAGAAAAAATTACAAATGAGAATTGAAGCTCAGGGAAAGTTCTTGCAAGCAATATTGGAGAGAGCCCAAAAGAGTCTTTTACTCAATATGAACTGCACGGTCAATATTGAAGTTGCCAGAACCCAATTAAGCAACTTCAATTTGACTTTATCAGATCTCGTGGAGAGCATGAATGATGGAGAAAGCAATCAAAAGATACTGCACAAGAGCTGTTTTAATGAAATGAACAAAGAGGAAAATGGTGGTGGTGTCCAATTTTACCCAGATGGAGAGGAGGGAGAAAAGAAAGATGTGAAGCTCAAAATTGAAGGAAGTTCTATACATTTGGATTTAAATACGAAAAGTAGCTTTGACTTCGCAGGTGTAAATGGAGCTGAAATGGAAGATAAAATGCTTGCATACAGGAGATAG
- the LOC131164710 gene encoding myb family transcription factor PHL11 isoform X4: MERMYGSAGGGGGCPYENGVVLSRDPKPRLRWTADLHDRFVDAVTKLGGPDKATPKSVLRVMGLKGLTLYHLKSHLQKYRLGQQARRQNAMEQNKENTGNPSTHYQLHSSRTRTDPARGDSDSGGIPITEALKCQIEVQRRLTEQLEKKLQMRIEAQGKFLQAILERAQKSLLLNMNCTVNIEVARTQLSNFNLTLSDLVESMNDGESNQKILHKSCFNEMNKEENGGGVQFYPDGEEGEKKDVKLKIEGSSIHLDLNTKSSFDFAGVNGAEMEDKMLAYRR, encoded by the exons ATGGAGAGAATGTACGGCAGTGcgggtggtggtggtggttgtCCATACGAAAATGGGGTAGTGTTGAGCAGAGACCCAAAGCCACGGCTGAGGTGGACTGCTGATCTTCACGACCGCTTCGTTGACGCCGTCACCAAGCTTGGTGGCCCCGATA AAGCAACTCCCAAATCGGTGCTAAGGGTGATGGGCTTGAAGGGCTTGACTTTATACCATTTAAAGAGCCATTTGCAG AAATATAGACTTGGACAGCAGGCTAGGAGACAAAATGCCATGGAACAAAACAAAGAGAACACTG GAAATCCATCCACACATTACCAACTGCATTCCTCTCGAACAAGGACTGATCCAGCGAGAGGGGATAGTGATAGTGG AGGAATCCCAATCACAGAGGCACTAAAATGCCAAATTGAGGTACAAAGAAGGTTAACTGAGCAATTAGAG AAAAAATTACAAATGAGAATTGAAGCTCAGGGAAAGTTCTTGCAAGCAATATTGGAGAGAGCCCAAAAGAGTCTTTTACTCAATATGAACTGCACGGTCAATATTGAAGTTGCCAGAACCCAATTAAGCAACTTCAATTTGACTTTATCAGATCTCGTGGAGAGCATGAATGATGGAGAAAGCAATCAAAAGATACTGCACAAGAGCTGTTTTAATGAAATGAACAAAGAGGAAAATGGTGGTGGTGTCCAATTTTACCCAGATGGAGAGGAGGGAGAAAAGAAAGATGTGAAGCTCAAAATTGAAGGAAGTTCTATACATTTGGATTTAAATACGAAAAGTAGCTTTGACTTCGCAGGTGTAAATGGAGCTGAAATGGAAGATAAAATGCTTGCATACAGGAGATAG
- the LOC131164710 gene encoding myb family transcription factor PHL11 isoform X1 — translation MERMYGSAGGGGGCPYENGVVLSRDPKPRLRWTADLHDRFVDAVTKLGGPDKATPKSVLRVMGLKGLTLYHLKSHLQKYRLGQQARRQNAMEQNKENTVSGNPSTHYQLHSSRTRTDPARGDSDSGGIPITEALKCQIEVQRRLTEQLEVQKKLQMRIEAQGKFLQAILERAQKSLLLNMNCTVNIEVARTQLSNFNLTLSDLVESMNDGESNQKILHKSCFNEMNKEENGGGVQFYPDGEEGEKKDVKLKIEGSSIHLDLNTKSSFDFAGVNGAEMEDKMLAYRR, via the exons ATGGAGAGAATGTACGGCAGTGcgggtggtggtggtggttgtCCATACGAAAATGGGGTAGTGTTGAGCAGAGACCCAAAGCCACGGCTGAGGTGGACTGCTGATCTTCACGACCGCTTCGTTGACGCCGTCACCAAGCTTGGTGGCCCCGATA AAGCAACTCCCAAATCGGTGCTAAGGGTGATGGGCTTGAAGGGCTTGACTTTATACCATTTAAAGAGCCATTTGCAG AAATATAGACTTGGACAGCAGGCTAGGAGACAAAATGCCATGGAACAAAACAAAGAGAACACTG TTTCAGGAAATCCATCCACACATTACCAACTGCATTCCTCTCGAACAAGGACTGATCCAGCGAGAGGGGATAGTGATAGTGG AGGAATCCCAATCACAGAGGCACTAAAATGCCAAATTGAGGTACAAAGAAGGTTAACTGAGCAATTAGAG GTACAGAAAAAATTACAAATGAGAATTGAAGCTCAGGGAAAGTTCTTGCAAGCAATATTGGAGAGAGCCCAAAAGAGTCTTTTACTCAATATGAACTGCACGGTCAATATTGAAGTTGCCAGAACCCAATTAAGCAACTTCAATTTGACTTTATCAGATCTCGTGGAGAGCATGAATGATGGAGAAAGCAATCAAAAGATACTGCACAAGAGCTGTTTTAATGAAATGAACAAAGAGGAAAATGGTGGTGGTGTCCAATTTTACCCAGATGGAGAGGAGGGAGAAAAGAAAGATGTGAAGCTCAAAATTGAAGGAAGTTCTATACATTTGGATTTAAATACGAAAAGTAGCTTTGACTTCGCAGGTGTAAATGGAGCTGAAATGGAAGATAAAATGCTTGCATACAGGAGATAG
- the LOC131164710 gene encoding myb family transcription factor PHL11 isoform X3, whose translation MERMYGSAGGGGGCPYENGVVLSRDPKPRLRWTADLHDRFVDAVTKLGGPDKATPKSVLRVMGLKGLTLYHLKSHLQKYRLGQQARRQNAMEQNKENTVSGNPSTHYQLHSSRTRTDPARGDSDSGGIPITEALKCQIEVQRRLTEQLEKKLQMRIEAQGKFLQAILERAQKSLLLNMNCTVNIEVARTQLSNFNLTLSDLVESMNDGESNQKILHKSCFNEMNKEENGGGVQFYPDGEEGEKKDVKLKIEGSSIHLDLNTKSSFDFAGVNGAEMEDKMLAYRR comes from the exons ATGGAGAGAATGTACGGCAGTGcgggtggtggtggtggttgtCCATACGAAAATGGGGTAGTGTTGAGCAGAGACCCAAAGCCACGGCTGAGGTGGACTGCTGATCTTCACGACCGCTTCGTTGACGCCGTCACCAAGCTTGGTGGCCCCGATA AAGCAACTCCCAAATCGGTGCTAAGGGTGATGGGCTTGAAGGGCTTGACTTTATACCATTTAAAGAGCCATTTGCAG AAATATAGACTTGGACAGCAGGCTAGGAGACAAAATGCCATGGAACAAAACAAAGAGAACACTG TTTCAGGAAATCCATCCACACATTACCAACTGCATTCCTCTCGAACAAGGACTGATCCAGCGAGAGGGGATAGTGATAGTGG AGGAATCCCAATCACAGAGGCACTAAAATGCCAAATTGAGGTACAAAGAAGGTTAACTGAGCAATTAGAG AAAAAATTACAAATGAGAATTGAAGCTCAGGGAAAGTTCTTGCAAGCAATATTGGAGAGAGCCCAAAAGAGTCTTTTACTCAATATGAACTGCACGGTCAATATTGAAGTTGCCAGAACCCAATTAAGCAACTTCAATTTGACTTTATCAGATCTCGTGGAGAGCATGAATGATGGAGAAAGCAATCAAAAGATACTGCACAAGAGCTGTTTTAATGAAATGAACAAAGAGGAAAATGGTGGTGGTGTCCAATTTTACCCAGATGGAGAGGAGGGAGAAAAGAAAGATGTGAAGCTCAAAATTGAAGGAAGTTCTATACATTTGGATTTAAATACGAAAAGTAGCTTTGACTTCGCAGGTGTAAATGGAGCTGAAATGGAAGATAAAATGCTTGCATACAGGAGATAG